A single region of the Cucumis melo cultivar AY chromosome 3, USDA_Cmelo_AY_1.0, whole genome shotgun sequence genome encodes:
- the LOC127148631 gene encoding uncharacterized protein LOC127148631 has translation MDPLRNRINNDASDVVRMAFDISNKKKPVWRIIKCPKQGGIVECGYYVMRFMRDIILSSNRTIIEVMEGSTSTYSQDDLDVVRTEWAEFVNKYIFCSQSQR, from the exons ATGGATCCTTTGAGAAATCGAATTAACAATGATGCCTCTGATGTCGTCCGGAT GGCTTTCGACATTTCGAACAAGAAGAAGCCTGTTTGGAGGATAATCAAG TGTCCGAAGCAAGGTGGCATTGTGGAGTGCGGGTATTATGTGATGCGATTCATGCGGGATATAATATTGTCAAGCAACAGGACAATCATTGAAGTA ATGGAAGGATCAACCTCAACATACTCACAGGACGATTTAGATGTCGTAAGAACGGAGTGGGCTGAATTCGTTAACAAATATATTTTCTGTTCCCAATCTCAAAG GTAA